The proteins below are encoded in one region of Balaenoptera acutorostrata chromosome 11, mBalAcu1.1, whole genome shotgun sequence:
- the MLC1 gene encoding membrane protein MLC1 isoform X2 produces the protein MAREELGYDRVPPLERGRPDAGSYAPDTKPSDLQLSSRLPPCFSHKTWVFSVLMGSCLLVTSGFSLYLGNVFPLEMDYLRCAAGSCIPSAIVSFAVWRRNVSAIPNFQILFVSTFAVTTTCLIWFGCKLVLNPSAVDINFNLILLLLLELFMAATVIISARSGEAHCRQKGSVSESTNILYEVTFPARVLKSYSVIEVIAGVSAILGGVIALNVDDAISGPHLSVTFFWILVACFPSAIASHVTAECPSRSLVEVLIAICSLAAPLLFTASGYLSFSVMRIMDVFKDYPPAFKPSYDALLLLLMLELLLQAGLNTATVIQCVRFKAGASWDAAQTGPQGRPAGEVARSPLKEFDKEKAWRAVMVQMAQ, from the exons ATGGCCCGGGAGGAGCTGGGCTACGACCGGGTGCCCCCACTGGAGCGCGGGCGGCCGGACGCGGGGAGCTACGCCCCGGACACCAAGCCCAGTGACCTTCAGCTGTCTTCCAGGCTGCCCCCGTGCTTCAGCCACAAGACGTGGGTCTTCTCCGTGTTGATGGGG AGCTGCCTGCTTGTGACCTCGGGGTTTTCCCTCTACCTGGGAAATGTGTTTCCTTTGGAGATGGATTACCTACGCTGTGCTGCAGGTTCA TGCATCCCCTCAGCCATAGTGAGCTTCGCTGTCTGGAGGAGAAACGTCAGCGCG ATTCCCAACTTCCAGATACTGTTCGTGTCCACGTTTGCTGTCACCACGACGTGTTTGATCTGGTTTGGATGCAAACTTGTCCTGAACCCGTCAGCAGTAGAT ATCAATTTCAACCTGATTCTGCTGCTTCTGCTGGAGCTTTTCATGGCGGCCACGGTGATCATCTCTGCGCGGTCCGGCGAGGCGCACTGCAGGCAGAAG ggCTCCGTCTCCGAGAGCACCAACATTCTGTATGAAGTGACGTTTCCTGCTCGGGTCCTGAAATCCTATTCC GTCATCGAGGTGATCGCCGGTGTCTCCGCCATCCTTGGAGGGGTCATCGCTCTGAACGTGGATGACGCCATCTCAGGGCCGCACCTTTCGGTGACGTTCTTTTGGATCTTAGTGGCC tGTTTTCCAAGTGCCATTGCCAGTCACGTGACAGCAGAGTGTCCCAGCAGATCTCTG GTGGAGGTGCTGATAGCCATCTGCAGCCTCGCGGCCCCGCTGCTGTTCACGGCCTCGGGGTATCTGTCCTTCAGCGTGATGAGAATCATGGATGTCTTTAAAGATTACCCGCCAGCCTTCAAG CCGTCCTACGACGCgctcctgctgctgctgatgCTGGAGCTGCTGCTGCAGGCGGGCCTCAACACGGCCACGGTCATCCAGTGCGTGCGCTTCAAGGCGGGCGCGTCCTGGGACGCCGCACAGACCGGCCCGCAGGGACGCCCGGCGGGAGAG GTGGCCAGAAGCCCCCTGAAGGAGTTTGACAAGGAGAAAGCGTGGAGAGCCGTCATGGTGCAAATGGCCCAGTGA
- the MLC1 gene encoding membrane protein MLC1 isoform X1, whose protein sequence is MAREELGYDRVPPLERGRPDAGSYAPDTKPSDLQLSSRLPPCFSHKTWVFSVLMGSCLLVTSGFSLYLGNVFPLEMDYLRCAAGSCIPSAIVSFAVWRRNVSAIPNFQILFVSTFAVTTTCLIWFGCKLVLNPSAVDINFNLILLLLLELFMAATVIISARSGEAHCRQKGSVSESTNILYEVTFPARVLKSYSVIEVIAGVSAILGGVIALNVDDAISGPHLSVTFFWILVACFPSAIASHVTAECPSRSLVEVLIAICSLAAPLLFTASGYLSFSVMRIMDVFKDYPPAFKPSYDALLLLLMLELLLQAGLNTATVIQCVRFKAGASWDAAQTGPQGRPAGESQVARSPLKEFDKEKAWRAVMVQMAQ, encoded by the exons ATGGCCCGGGAGGAGCTGGGCTACGACCGGGTGCCCCCACTGGAGCGCGGGCGGCCGGACGCGGGGAGCTACGCCCCGGACACCAAGCCCAGTGACCTTCAGCTGTCTTCCAGGCTGCCCCCGTGCTTCAGCCACAAGACGTGGGTCTTCTCCGTGTTGATGGGG AGCTGCCTGCTTGTGACCTCGGGGTTTTCCCTCTACCTGGGAAATGTGTTTCCTTTGGAGATGGATTACCTACGCTGTGCTGCAGGTTCA TGCATCCCCTCAGCCATAGTGAGCTTCGCTGTCTGGAGGAGAAACGTCAGCGCG ATTCCCAACTTCCAGATACTGTTCGTGTCCACGTTTGCTGTCACCACGACGTGTTTGATCTGGTTTGGATGCAAACTTGTCCTGAACCCGTCAGCAGTAGAT ATCAATTTCAACCTGATTCTGCTGCTTCTGCTGGAGCTTTTCATGGCGGCCACGGTGATCATCTCTGCGCGGTCCGGCGAGGCGCACTGCAGGCAGAAG ggCTCCGTCTCCGAGAGCACCAACATTCTGTATGAAGTGACGTTTCCTGCTCGGGTCCTGAAATCCTATTCC GTCATCGAGGTGATCGCCGGTGTCTCCGCCATCCTTGGAGGGGTCATCGCTCTGAACGTGGATGACGCCATCTCAGGGCCGCACCTTTCGGTGACGTTCTTTTGGATCTTAGTGGCC tGTTTTCCAAGTGCCATTGCCAGTCACGTGACAGCAGAGTGTCCCAGCAGATCTCTG GTGGAGGTGCTGATAGCCATCTGCAGCCTCGCGGCCCCGCTGCTGTTCACGGCCTCGGGGTATCTGTCCTTCAGCGTGATGAGAATCATGGATGTCTTTAAAGATTACCCGCCAGCCTTCAAG CCGTCCTACGACGCgctcctgctgctgctgatgCTGGAGCTGCTGCTGCAGGCGGGCCTCAACACGGCCACGGTCATCCAGTGCGTGCGCTTCAAGGCGGGCGCGTCCTGGGACGCCGCACAGACCGGCCCGCAGGGACGCCCGGCGGGAGAG TCACAGGTGGCCAGAAGCCCCCTGAAGGAGTTTGACAAGGAGAAAGCGTGGAGAGCCGTCATGGTGCAAATGGCCCAGTGA
- the MLC1 gene encoding membrane protein MLC1 isoform X3, with protein MAREELGYDRVPPLERGRPDAGSYAPDTKPSDLQLSSRLPPCFSHKTWVFSVLMGCIPSAIVSFAVWRRNVSAIPNFQILFVSTFAVTTTCLIWFGCKLVLNPSAVDINFNLILLLLLELFMAATVIISARSGEAHCRQKGSVSESTNILYEVTFPARVLKSYSVIEVIAGVSAILGGVIALNVDDAISGPHLSVTFFWILVACFPSAIASHVTAECPSRSLVEVLIAICSLAAPLLFTASGYLSFSVMRIMDVFKDYPPAFKPSYDALLLLLMLELLLQAGLNTATVIQCVRFKAGASWDAAQTGPQGRPAGESQVARSPLKEFDKEKAWRAVMVQMAQ; from the exons ATGGCCCGGGAGGAGCTGGGCTACGACCGGGTGCCCCCACTGGAGCGCGGGCGGCCGGACGCGGGGAGCTACGCCCCGGACACCAAGCCCAGTGACCTTCAGCTGTCTTCCAGGCTGCCCCCGTGCTTCAGCCACAAGACGTGGGTCTTCTCCGTGTTGATGGGG TGCATCCCCTCAGCCATAGTGAGCTTCGCTGTCTGGAGGAGAAACGTCAGCGCG ATTCCCAACTTCCAGATACTGTTCGTGTCCACGTTTGCTGTCACCACGACGTGTTTGATCTGGTTTGGATGCAAACTTGTCCTGAACCCGTCAGCAGTAGAT ATCAATTTCAACCTGATTCTGCTGCTTCTGCTGGAGCTTTTCATGGCGGCCACGGTGATCATCTCTGCGCGGTCCGGCGAGGCGCACTGCAGGCAGAAG ggCTCCGTCTCCGAGAGCACCAACATTCTGTATGAAGTGACGTTTCCTGCTCGGGTCCTGAAATCCTATTCC GTCATCGAGGTGATCGCCGGTGTCTCCGCCATCCTTGGAGGGGTCATCGCTCTGAACGTGGATGACGCCATCTCAGGGCCGCACCTTTCGGTGACGTTCTTTTGGATCTTAGTGGCC tGTTTTCCAAGTGCCATTGCCAGTCACGTGACAGCAGAGTGTCCCAGCAGATCTCTG GTGGAGGTGCTGATAGCCATCTGCAGCCTCGCGGCCCCGCTGCTGTTCACGGCCTCGGGGTATCTGTCCTTCAGCGTGATGAGAATCATGGATGTCTTTAAAGATTACCCGCCAGCCTTCAAG CCGTCCTACGACGCgctcctgctgctgctgatgCTGGAGCTGCTGCTGCAGGCGGGCCTCAACACGGCCACGGTCATCCAGTGCGTGCGCTTCAAGGCGGGCGCGTCCTGGGACGCCGCACAGACCGGCCCGCAGGGACGCCCGGCGGGAGAG TCACAGGTGGCCAGAAGCCCCCTGAAGGAGTTTGACAAGGAGAAAGCGTGGAGAGCCGTCATGGTGCAAATGGCCCAGTGA
- the MLC1 gene encoding membrane protein MLC1 isoform X5 produces the protein MAREELGYDRVPPLERGRPDAGSYAPDTKPSDLQLSSRLPPCFSHKTWVFSVLMGCIPSAIVSFAVWRRNVSAIPNFQILFVSTFAVTTTCLIWFGCKLVLNPSAVDINFNLILLLLLELFMAATVIISARSGEAHCRQKGSVSESTNILYEVTFPARVLKSYSVIEVIAGVSAILGGVIALNVDDAISGPHLSVTFFWILVACFPSAIASHVTAECPSRSLVEVLIAICSLAAPLLFTASGYLSFSVMRIMDVFKDYPPAFKPSYDALLLLLMLELLLQAGLNTATVIQCVRFKAGASWDAAQTGPQGRPAGEVARSPLKEFDKEKAWRAVMVQMAQ, from the exons ATGGCCCGGGAGGAGCTGGGCTACGACCGGGTGCCCCCACTGGAGCGCGGGCGGCCGGACGCGGGGAGCTACGCCCCGGACACCAAGCCCAGTGACCTTCAGCTGTCTTCCAGGCTGCCCCCGTGCTTCAGCCACAAGACGTGGGTCTTCTCCGTGTTGATGGGG TGCATCCCCTCAGCCATAGTGAGCTTCGCTGTCTGGAGGAGAAACGTCAGCGCG ATTCCCAACTTCCAGATACTGTTCGTGTCCACGTTTGCTGTCACCACGACGTGTTTGATCTGGTTTGGATGCAAACTTGTCCTGAACCCGTCAGCAGTAGAT ATCAATTTCAACCTGATTCTGCTGCTTCTGCTGGAGCTTTTCATGGCGGCCACGGTGATCATCTCTGCGCGGTCCGGCGAGGCGCACTGCAGGCAGAAG ggCTCCGTCTCCGAGAGCACCAACATTCTGTATGAAGTGACGTTTCCTGCTCGGGTCCTGAAATCCTATTCC GTCATCGAGGTGATCGCCGGTGTCTCCGCCATCCTTGGAGGGGTCATCGCTCTGAACGTGGATGACGCCATCTCAGGGCCGCACCTTTCGGTGACGTTCTTTTGGATCTTAGTGGCC tGTTTTCCAAGTGCCATTGCCAGTCACGTGACAGCAGAGTGTCCCAGCAGATCTCTG GTGGAGGTGCTGATAGCCATCTGCAGCCTCGCGGCCCCGCTGCTGTTCACGGCCTCGGGGTATCTGTCCTTCAGCGTGATGAGAATCATGGATGTCTTTAAAGATTACCCGCCAGCCTTCAAG CCGTCCTACGACGCgctcctgctgctgctgatgCTGGAGCTGCTGCTGCAGGCGGGCCTCAACACGGCCACGGTCATCCAGTGCGTGCGCTTCAAGGCGGGCGCGTCCTGGGACGCCGCACAGACCGGCCCGCAGGGACGCCCGGCGGGAGAG GTGGCCAGAAGCCCCCTGAAGGAGTTTGACAAGGAGAAAGCGTGGAGAGCCGTCATGGTGCAAATGGCCCAGTGA
- the MLC1 gene encoding membrane protein MLC1 isoform X4, which translates to MAREELGYDRVPPLERGRPDAGSYAPDTKPSDLQLSSRLPPCFSHKTWVFSVLMGSCLLVTSGFSLYLGNVFPLEMDYLRCAAGSCIPSAIVSFAVWRRNVSAIPNFQILFVSTFAVTTTCLIWFGCKLVLNPSAVDINFNLILLLLLELFMAATVIISARSGEAHCRQKGSVSESTNILYEVTFPARVLKSYSVIEVIAGVSAILGGVIALNVDDAISGPHLSVTFFWILVACFPSAIASHVTAECPSRSLVEVLIAICSLAAPLLFTASGYLSFSVMRIMDVFKDYPPAFKILSHN; encoded by the exons ATGGCCCGGGAGGAGCTGGGCTACGACCGGGTGCCCCCACTGGAGCGCGGGCGGCCGGACGCGGGGAGCTACGCCCCGGACACCAAGCCCAGTGACCTTCAGCTGTCTTCCAGGCTGCCCCCGTGCTTCAGCCACAAGACGTGGGTCTTCTCCGTGTTGATGGGG AGCTGCCTGCTTGTGACCTCGGGGTTTTCCCTCTACCTGGGAAATGTGTTTCCTTTGGAGATGGATTACCTACGCTGTGCTGCAGGTTCA TGCATCCCCTCAGCCATAGTGAGCTTCGCTGTCTGGAGGAGAAACGTCAGCGCG ATTCCCAACTTCCAGATACTGTTCGTGTCCACGTTTGCTGTCACCACGACGTGTTTGATCTGGTTTGGATGCAAACTTGTCCTGAACCCGTCAGCAGTAGAT ATCAATTTCAACCTGATTCTGCTGCTTCTGCTGGAGCTTTTCATGGCGGCCACGGTGATCATCTCTGCGCGGTCCGGCGAGGCGCACTGCAGGCAGAAG ggCTCCGTCTCCGAGAGCACCAACATTCTGTATGAAGTGACGTTTCCTGCTCGGGTCCTGAAATCCTATTCC GTCATCGAGGTGATCGCCGGTGTCTCCGCCATCCTTGGAGGGGTCATCGCTCTGAACGTGGATGACGCCATCTCAGGGCCGCACCTTTCGGTGACGTTCTTTTGGATCTTAGTGGCC tGTTTTCCAAGTGCCATTGCCAGTCACGTGACAGCAGAGTGTCCCAGCAGATCTCTG GTGGAGGTGCTGATAGCCATCTGCAGCCTCGCGGCCCCGCTGCTGTTCACGGCCTCGGGGTATCTGTCCTTCAGCGTGATGAGAATCATGGATGTCTTTAAAGATTACCCGCCAGCCTTCAAG attttAAGTCACAATTAG